In Tetrapisispora phaffii CBS 4417 chromosome 6, complete genome, a single genomic region encodes these proteins:
- the DLD1 gene encoding D-lactate dehydrogenase (similar to Saccharomyces cerevisiae DLD1 (YDL174C); ancestral locus Anc_7.364): protein MLKRTVTTRLYKKVLNRAFNFTKLSKGNHLLNGSRLYTTASNINKVKRSKKYTWLLTWVIMGAAGYELNNFVNDRRIVKRNFEPESSTLPLDRLTPPRYETDPEKLKLHIEDLKKIMDNDSNNYTEMHNELVNHADSYFNTHHPQDIELDKPTIVLFPRNTQDVSKILKYCHTHNLPVIPYSGGTSLEGHYVTTRPPSTIMVDFSRYMANIIKFSPADLDVTVQPGLPWEDLNDFLEEKGYMLGVDPGPGAQMGGCIANSCSGTNAYRFGTMKENIINITLVLPDGTIVKTKRRPRKSSAGYNLNGLFVGSEGTLGVVTEATVKCHVKPKCETVAVVTFPTIQDAANCSSKLTQNGIQLNAMELLDENIMKLINLSKSTYKQHWDETPTMFFKIGGQNETIVRELIHMMKRIAKENKSIKFEFSNGEEEKLEMWEARKVAVWTVLDTGKAINEDAKLWTTDVAVPLSNFAKVVEETKADLKESKLLNIIVGHAGDGNFHAAIVYNNEEEFKKCKKVVDDMITRALDHDGTCTGEHGVALGKRKYLLEELDEDTVDLMRRIKLAIDPNRILNPDKIFKIDPNDTAE from the coding sequence ATGCTGAAAAGAACAGTAACTACAAGACTCTATAAAAAAGTACTCAATAGAGCATTCAATTTCACAAAATTATCTAAAGGCAATCATCTGCTTAATGGATCAAGACTGTACACGACAGCCTCGAATATAAATAAGGTGAAAcgttcaaaaaaatatacatgGCTGCTTACTTGGGTGATAATGGGAGCGGCCGGTtatgaattgaataattttgtcAATGACAGGAGAATCGTTAAAAGGAACTTCGAACCTGAAAGTTCAACTCTACCACTAGACAGATTAACCCCCCCTCGATATGAAACAGATCCAGAAAAACTAAAGCTCCACATTGAAGacttaaaaaaaataatggatAATGATTCCAATAATTACACCGAGATGCATAATGAATTGGTAAACCATGCTGATAGTTATTTCAATACACATCATCCACAAGATATCGAACTGGATAAACCGACAATTGTACTTTTCCCAAGAAATACTCAAGATGTTtcgaaaatattaaagtaTTGCCATACACATAACTTACCAGTGATTCCATATTCTGGGGGTACTTCATTGGAAGGTCATTATGTCACCACGAGACCTCCTAGTACTATTATGGTTGATTTTTCAAGATACATGGCTAACATAATCAAATTCTCTCCTGCTGATTTGGACGTAACCGTGCAACCAGGGCTCCCATGGGAAGACTTGAATGACtttttagaagaaaaaggaTATATGTTAGGAGTCGACCCTGGTCCAGGTGCACAGATGGGTGGTTGTATTGCAAATTCTTGTTCAGGTACAAACGCTTACAGGTTCGGAAcaatgaaagaaaatatcatcaatataACATTAGTATTACCAGATGGCACGATCGTAAAGACCAAGAGAAGGCCAAGAAAGTCCAGTGCAGGGTATAACTTAAATGGTTTGTTTGTAGGTAGCGAGGGTACACTAGGTGTTGTGACAGAGGCGACAGTGAAGTGTCATGTCAAACCAAAGTGCGAAACTGTTGCTGTCGTGACCTTCCCAACCATTCAGGATGCCGCAAACTGTTCTTCTAAGTTAACTCAAAATGGTATTCAACTAAATGCAATGGAATTACTAGATgagaatataatgaaattaataaatttatcgAAATCAACCTACAAACAGCATTGGGATGAAACGCCAACTATGTTCTTTAAAATCGGTGGTCAAAACGAAACTATTGTTAGGGAATTAATACATATGATGAAAAGAATAGCTAAAGAAAACAAGTCTATCAAGTTTGAATTTTCAAACggtgaagaagaaaaattagagATGTGGGAGGCCAGAAAAGTAGCAGTATGGACTGTTTTGGATACTGGTAAAGCTATCAACGAAGATGCTAAATTATGGACAACTGACGTCGCTGTGCCGTTATCAAATTTTGCCAAAGTCGTCGAAGAAACTAAAGCTGATTTAAAGGAaagtaaattattaaatataattgttGGACATGCAGGAGATGGTAATTTCCATGCTGCAATAGTTTAcaataatgaagaagaattcaaaaaatgtaaaaaaGTGGTAGATGATATGATAACAAGGGCATTAGATCACGACGGTACTTGTACAGGAGAACACGGGGTTGCTCTTGGGAAAAGAAAGTACttattagaagaattgGATGAAGATACTGTCGATCTAATGAGAAGGATCAAGTTAGCAATAGATCCAAACAGGATATTAAACCCAGACaagatatttaaaattgatcCCAATGACACAGCTGAATAA
- the PEX13 gene encoding peroxin PEX13 (similar to Saccharomyces cerevisiae PEX13 (YLR191W); ancestral locus Anc_7.365), whose translation MASLSTSNIRPKPWESRTMNEESLPNNDHVFNLSSIAKVSKKVTFQENKSGRNDVYQEHNDASDNGRNEAPEIPNPLPANMFNQNHNNYDDLDRTTSNWNSINQNSSLPGYLNSAYSGTLNGFRNNFNSPYNNNMYEQGNPYSYNNMNGSNMNNSTESTFQLIEGVIGAIGGFAQMLESTYVATHNSFFTLLSIAEQFNYLKEVFGSALGIFFFNKVYEKILNIATHGTKGLPSSKNELKSSMIKEFVKFQQGINERRRHKISWKPLLLFLFSIVGLPYILNRVISKLQTIESSHGVNEKIDLSNLEFARALFDFNPENRKIELTLTKGDLMAILTKKDPYGNTSKWWKVRTKNGDTGYVPSNYIEIIPRNKTKIKVTATE comes from the coding sequence ATGGCCTCTCTTTCTACGTCGAATATACGTCCTAAACCGTGGGAGAGCCGAACAATGAATGAAGAAAGTCTGCCCAATAACGACCatgttttcaatttatcgTCAATAGCAAAAGTATCAAAGAAAGTCACATTTCAAGAAAACAAATCAGGAAGAAATGATGTATACCAAGAGCATAATGATGCATCTGACAATGGCCGTAATGAGGCTCCAGAAATCCCCAACCCATTGCCTGCGAATATGTTTAACCAAAATCACAATAATTACGATGATCTTGATAGAACTACAAGTAATTGGAATAGCATCAATCAAAACTCAAGTCTACCTGGATATCTAAATTCTGCATACTCTGGAACTCTAAACGGTTTTAggaataatttcaattccccttataataataatatgtaTGAACAAGGTAATCCATATAGTTACAACAATATGAATGGTAGTAATATGAATAACTCCACTGAATCAACTTTTCAACTAATAGAAGGGGTTATTGGCGCTATAGGTGGATTTGCTCAAATGTTAGAATCAACATATGTTGCGACacataattctttttttacattattatcaatcGCAGAgcaatttaattatttaaaggaaGTGTTTGGATCAGCATTAggaatttttttctttaataaagtttatgaaaaaatattaaacattGCAACACATGGTACAAAGGGACTGCCATCatctaaaaatgaattgaaatcaTCTATgattaaagaatttgtCAAATTTCAACAAGGAATCAACGAACGCAGAAGACATAAAATATCATGGAAACCGTTGCTGCTTTTCCTGTTCTCCATTGTTGGATTAccttatattttaaataggGTTATCTCTAAATTACAGACGATAGAGTCTAGTCACGGAGTTAATGAAAAGATAGATCTATCAAACTTAGAGTTTGCAAGGGCACTATTTGATTTCAACCCTGAGAATcgaaaaattgaattaacATTAACCAAAGGAGATTTAATGGCGATTTTGACAAAGAAAGATCCTTACGGAAACACATCTAAATGGTGGAAAGTTAGAACTAAGAATGGAGATACAGGTTATGTTCCATCTAATTACATTGAAATAATACCAAGAAACAAAActaaaataaaagtaaCGGCCACCGAATAA
- the MMR1 gene encoding Mmr1p (similar to Saccharomyces cerevisiae MMR1 (YLR190W); ancestral locus Anc_7.366): protein MYSPNFKADSPIMSPMAFHVKDPANKNNIQNLLLSPTKLSLDNTKGSSIYRTSLSKLNESTRTGRSRQRRGSDIMRSGSPIQFPSIGSAAPKMLKPEYLNTQNSAIPLLSTIMKQSSKTMDTQKTDQDNTQNNQNSQRENVETRKLNTSIFAQLQESFINFNRQKEKVENIPVTTSKETHTEKEILTISKISKEEKHKPQSTMKNNALRKISHTESTLSGSTMHEQDGISEIESLEANNCNVEKLPAVHPAKIVQKRIVSEHATIQESELHEVPKDINVDALPTDRNGFVQLNNHKNNRYSFISSASTDFELDWYNQLQQQSNLQLSQPSQRFPSQSESDDSARNEFRIKKLEIEINELKLQNEKLIQTFISENEKMRQLSTSQIQSIPATSRVKYSEKDTRHMRNKVKRLERKLANYKKAMNKLVDNNFPSAHMKYISTDQDEVSSVKTRISRISDKDLKQIEEAKSSSDQSTSELNDEEDDFSDSIGSLTDIKELVDMTYTSERDFLTEEITEEIQRFSTPQLPSKRNSIIGNKKKVGFQLNLQIEKK from the coding sequence ATGTATTCTCCTAATTTCAAAGCAGACTCGCCAATTATGTCTCCCATGGCGTTCCATGTCAAGGACCCCgctaataaaaataatatacaaAACTTACTTCTTTCCCCAACAAAGTTATCGCTAGACAATACAAAAGGCTCATCTATCTACAGGACGTCACTAtcaaaattgaatgaaTCAACACGTACTGGCCGCTCGAGGCAAAGAAGAGGCTCAGATATAATGAGGTCTGGTTCACCAATTCAATTTCCATCAATAGGAAGTGCAGCTCCAAAAATGCTTAAACcagaatatttgaatactCAAAATTCAGCAATTCCTTTGCTCTCAACTATAATGAAACAATCATCAAAAACAATGGACACACAGAAAACTGATCAAGATAATACccaaaataatcaaaatagTCAAAGGGAAAATGTTGAAACtagaaaattaaatacGTCAATTTTTGCTCAATTACAAGAATCATTCATTAACTTTAATagacaaaaagaaaaggtCGAAAACATCCCAGTTACCACTTCAAAAGAAACCCATACAGAGAAAGAAATACTAACCATTTCAAAGATATcgaaagaagaaaaacatAAACCTCAAAGTACTATGAAAAACAATGcattaagaaaaatatcacATACAGAAAGTACTTTAAGTGGCTCTACCATGCACGAACAAGATGGCATTAGCGAAATAGAGTCATTGGAAGCAAATAATTGTaatgttgaaaaattacCAGCGGTTCATCCAGCTAAAATAGtacaaaaaagaattgtGAGCGAGCATGCTACTATTCAAGAATCAGAACTACATGAAGTTCCAAAAGATATAAATGTAGACGCATTACCAACGGATAGAAATGGTTTtgttcaattaaataaccATAAAAATAACAGATACAGTTTTATTTCATCAGCTTCAACTGACTTCGAACTTGATTGGTATAATCAATTACAACAGCAATCCAATTTACAATTATCACAACCTTCCCAACGTTTTCCTTCGCAGTCAGAAAGCGATGATTCTGCACGCAATGAATTTAGAATTAAAAAGTTAGAGATCgaaattaatgaattgaaattacaaaatgaaaaattgatcCAAACATTTATATCAGAAAACGAAAAAATGAGGCAACTTAGCACATCTCAAATTCAGTCCATTCCAGCAACTTCCAGAGTTAAATATTCTGAGAAAGATACTAGACACATGAGAAATAAGGTGAAAAGGTTAGAGAGAAAGTTGGctaattataaaaaagCAATGAACAAACTAGTTGACAACAATTTTCCATCCGCACAcatgaaatatatatcaacaGACCAAGATGAGGTCAGTTCTGTCAAAACTAGAATATCCCGTATCTCAGATAAGGATTTGAAACAAATAGAGGAAGCTAAATCATCATCCGATCAATCGACATCTGAATTAAACGACGAAGAAGATGATTTTTCTGACAGTATTGGAAGCTTAACTGATATCAAGGAATTAGTGGACATGACATACACTTCAGAGAGGGATTTCTTAACTGAAGAAATCACAGAGGAGATTCAACGATTCTCTACACCGCAACTACCATCTAAGAGAAATTCAATCATTggaaataaaaagaaagtaGGGTTCCAACTGAATCTACAAatagaaaagaaataa
- the SBH1 gene encoding Arf family guanine nucleotide exchange factor SBH1 (similar to Saccharomyces cerevisiae SBH2 (YER019C-A) and SBH1 (YER087C-B); ancestral locus Anc_7.369), whose amino-acid sequence MSTPPGGQRTVAKRAKAQASKGKADAKQPENQQGGNSILKIYSDEANGLRVDPLVIIFLAVGFIFSVVALHIIAKFTSKIF is encoded by the coding sequence ATGTCAACTCCTCCTGGTGGTCAAAGAACTGTAGCTAAAAGAGCTAAGGCTCAAGCTTCTAAGGGCAAAGCTGATGCTAAACAACCAGAAAACCAACAAGGTGGCAACTCcatattgaaaatttattcagATGAGGCTAATGGTTTAAGAGTTGATCCATTggttattatatttctaGCAGTTGGTTTCATCTTCTCTGTTGTCGCCTTGCATATTATTGCTAAATTTACAAGCAAGATCTTTTAA
- the ILV1 gene encoding threonine ammonia-lyase ILV1 (similar to Saccharomyces cerevisiae ILV1 (YER086W); ancestral locus Anc_7.367): MSTRLLLKTNLRTASRIRVPLNGLRFLHTKLSDNLVRLHSNLKLDELQDDNTPDYVRLILRSSVYDVMDESPITTGTVLSSKLNTNVQLKRDDLLPVFSFKLRGAYNMMAKLDDTQKNQGVIACSAGNHAQGVAYAAKHLKIPATIVMPVSTPSIKYQNVSRLGSQVVLYGNDFDEAKAECARLAEERGLTNIPPFDHPYVIAGQGTVAMEILRQVHMSSKIGAVFVPVGGGGLIAGVGTYLKRIAPHIKIIGVETYDACALYTSLQSGKRAALESVGSFADGTAVRLLGEETFRVAQEVVDEVVLVNTDEICAGIKDIFEDTRSIVEPSGALAVAGMKKYVSHLHPEIEHSKHTYVPVLSGANMNFDRLRFVSERAVLGEGKEVFMLITLPDVPGSFKKLQNVIHPRSVTEFSYRYNEHRHDSTSEVPKAYIYTSFNVVDREKEIKQVMQQIHALGFDAVDISDNDMAKSHGRYLVGGASKVPNERIISFEFPERPGALTKFLAGLSDSWNLTLFHYRNHGADVGKILAGISVPPRENLTFQKFLEDLDYKYHDETGNMVYQKFLKF, translated from the coding sequence ATGTCGACAAGATTACTTCTGAAGACAAACTTACGAACTGCAAGTCGTATCCGTGTTCCATTAAATGGATTGCGTTTCTTGCACACTAAATTGTCAGATAATTTGGTTAGATTACATTccaatttgaaattagaTGAGTTACAAGATGATAACACTCCAGATTATGTTAGGTTGATATTGAGATCATCAGTTTATGACGTTATGGATGAGTCGCCAATTACTACCGGTACTGTTTTATCCTCGAAATTAAACACAAACGTGCAATTGAAAAGAGATGATTTATTGCCGgtcttttctttcaaattgaGAGGTGCATATAATATGATGGCAAAATTAGATGATACGCAGAAGAATCAAGGTGTTATTGCATGTTCTGCCGGTAACCATGCTCAAGGTGTCGCATACGCTGCAAAACACTTGAAAATACCTGCTACTATCGTGATGCCCGTCTCTACACCATCAatcaaatatcaaaatgTTTCAAGATTAGGCTCTCAAGTTGTCTTATACGGTAACGATTTCGACGAAGCAAAAGCAGAATGTGCTAGGTTGGCCGAGGAGAGAGGATTGACAAACATTCCTCCATTCGATCATCCATATGTTATTGCCGGTCAAGGTACTGTCGCAATGGAAATTTTAAGACAAGTTCACATGTCCTCCAAAATTGGTGCAGTCTTTGTACCTGTTGGTGGTGGTGGTTTGATCGCAGGTGTTGGTACTTACTTAAAACGTATTGCTCCTCATATTAAGATCATTGGTGTTGAAACCTACGATGCCTGCGCTTTATACACTTCTCTACAATCTGGAAAGAGAGCAGCTCTAGAATCCGTGGGATCTTTTGCTGATGGTACTGCTGTACGTTTACTTGGCGAAGAAACATTTAGAGTGGCTCAAGAAGTCGTTGACGAAGTTGTGCTCGTGAACACTGATGAAATTTGTGCTGGTATTAAGGATATTTTCGAAGATACACGTAGTATCGTTGAACCATCCGGTGCTTTAGCTGTTGCTGGtatgaaaaaatatgtatCTCACTTACATCCAGAAATCGAACATTCAAAACATACATATGTTCCTGTCCTGTCTGGTGCTAATATGAACTTTGATAGATTAAGATTTGTTTCAGAACGTGCTGTGTTAGGTGAAGGAAAAGAAGTGTTTATGTTGATAACCTTACCAGATGTGCCAGGTTCCTTCAAGAAACTTCAAAATGTTATCCACCCAAGATCCGTGACTGAATTTTCTTACAGATACAATGAGCATCGTCATGATTCCACCAGTGAAGTTCCAAAGGCTTACATTTACACATCTTTCAACGTTGTCGACCGTGAAAAGGAAATCAAACAAGTCATGCAACAAATCCATGCTTTAGGCTTTGACGCCGTTGATATCTCTGATAATGACATGGCCAAATCTCATGGTAGATACTTGGTCGGGGGTGCTTCGAAAGTTCCTAATGAAAGAATCATCTCTTTTGAATTCCCAGAAAGACCAGGTGCCTTAACTAAATTTTTGGCTGGTTTAAGTGACTCGTGGAATTTAACATTATTCCATTATAGAAACCATGGCGCTGACGTTGGTAAGATTTTGGCCGGTATTTCCGTTCCACCAAGAGAAAACCTAACCTTCCAAAAATTCTTAGAAGATTTAGATTACAAATACCATGATGAAACAGGTAATATGGTTTACCAAaaattcttgaaattttaa
- the RNY1 gene encoding ribonuclease T2 (similar to Saccharomyces cerevisiae RNY1 (YPL123C); ancestral locus Anc_8.621), protein MRLDNFLNALYWNSNTLGQKPFDGILTTDVSCPIDLPLTCRNATEVTDSCCFEFPGGIFLQTQFWNYRPSRVGMNATEIENELGPLDAFTIHGLWPDNCDGGFEQFCDKSLFIDDVYHLLKSDEFNGENSQDLEISGENLLNNLTSLWKSNNGNHESLWIHEFNKHGSCINTLKPKCYKNWNNISNSKSIVSKEENDYYKKRAVYDYFRITYNLYNENNSFEKLAKFGIVPSNSTTYTKEQIENALGSTEGTDEVTAKIFINCDSNNVLNEVWYFYLLKGSLLQEEFVPIDSFDNKRSRCKATGIKFYQKGYIPNNGGRQPPSNSKRGIVRISGYNGNLIKNGRWMTKGTPANFEMIKSPFGSYYLKSRTGYCTVSVSKGLICNANINNAAQFDYDDKNGYIGYSNNFMWSAETYPRGNTQSVVYFNNKDNKYQFKLKFV, encoded by the coding sequence ATGAGACTAGATAACTTTTTGAATGCCCTATATTGGAATTCCAATACATTAGGGCAGAAGCCATTTGATGGAATATTAACTACAGATGTCAGTTGTCCTATCGATCTTCCTTTAACCTGTAGAAATGCCACTGAGGTGACAGATAGCTGTTGTTTCGAATTTCCAGGAGGTATATTTTTACAGACTCAATTTTGGAACTACAGGCCGTCAAGAGTGGGGATGAATGCTACTGAGATAGAGAATGAATTAGGCCCTCTAGATGCGTTCACCATACATGGATTATGGCCAGATAATTGTGATGGAGGGTTCGAACAGTTTTGTGATAAATCTCTTTTTATTGATGACGTCtatcatttattgaaaagCGACGAATTCAATGGAGAGAACTCTCAAGACTTAGAAATATCAGGAGAAAACCTTTTGAATAATCTTACATCTCTTTGGAAGAGCAATAATGGTAACCATGAATCCCTATGGATACATGAGTTTAATAAACATGGCTCATGTATCAATACCCTGAAACCAAAATGCTATAAAAATTGGaacaatatatcaaattcaaaaagtATTGTAagtaaagaagaaaatgattattataaaaaaagagCTGtatatgattattttaGGATTACATACAATCTTtacaatgaaaataattctttcGAAAAATTGGCAAAATTTGGCATCGTTCCAAGTAATTCAACTACATACACAAAGGAACAAATAGAGAATGCTTTAGGCTCTACAGAAGGCACCGACGAGGTCACtgcaaaaatatttataaattgtGATAGCAATAATGTTTTGAATGAAGTTTGGTATTTTTACTTATTGAAAGGTTCACTATTACAAGAAGAATTTGTTCCAATTGATTCATTCGATAATAAAAGAAGCAGATGTAAAGCAACTGGCATTAAATTTTACCAAAAAGGTTATATCCCAAATAATGGTGGAAGACAGCCTCCATCAAATTCCAAAAGAGGAATTGTCAGAATAAGTGGTTACAACggtaatttaattaaaaatgggCGCTGGATGACAAAAGGAACACCGGCAAATTTTGAGATGATTAAGTCTCCTTTTGGAAGTTACTATTTAAAATCACGCACTGGATACTGTACTGTTTCTGTTTCAAAAGGTCTGATATGCAATGCAAACATTAATAATGCAGCTCAATTTGATTATGATGATAAGAACGGATATATAGGCTACTCAAATAACTTTATGTGGTCTGCAGAAACTTATCCTAGAGGTAACACACAGAGTGTTGTTtacttcaataataaagacAATAAATACCAGtttaaattgaaatttgtATAA
- the TPHA0F03150 gene encoding uncharacterized protein (similar to Saccharomyces cerevisiae SPC29 (YPL124W); ancestral locus Anc_8.622): MGDNFSKDFFDQKYSEDNSIMDIKRKFSEAKKLIYEKKNPSYSPEKNVSFALQKDDSQNHSFMKNTKKYDPIKNNNKSEKYINSKYYEDQLRKELRESRNENIHPLPYSSSNDANNIRNESSELIILKQQIRTQNNSIQELRSMINNLLQDRNDQHYITGQLESRIKDMNAQIQNLEWELSESKRMIISQSRIPSLNTENNKYSRFPSRNEDFNGRSKKASYLDSPESITNRRYFSGNRTASMDSSTYNGYYPTPSDSTTQIIRMTDPNR; this comes from the coding sequence ATGGgagataatttttcaaaagatttttttgatCAAAAGTATAGTGAAGATAACTCGATAATGGATATCAAAAGAAAGTTTTCAGAGGCtaagaaattgatttatgaaaagaaaaatccGAGCTACTCTCCAGAAAAGAATGTGAGTTTTGCTTTACAAAAAGATGATTCTCAAAATCACAGTTTCATGAAGAACactaaaaaatatgatcctattaagaataataataagagtgaaaaatatattaacagCAAGTACTATGAAGATCAACTACGAAAGGAACTGCGTGAATCAAGgaatgaaaatatacatCCTCTACCATATTCTTCATCGAACGATGCCAATAACATAAGAAACGAATCAAGTGAATTAATCATTTTAAAACAACAGATACGTACACAgaataattcaattcaaGAATTAAGATCAATGATTAATAATCTATTACAAGATCGCAATGATCAACACTATATCACTGGACAATTAGAATCTAGAATAAAAGATATGAATGCACAGATACAAAATCTAGAATGGGAACTTTCTGAGTCTAAGAGAATGATAATCAGCCAAAGTCGAATCCCATCACTTAATACagaaaataacaaatacTCACGGTTTCCAAGCAGGAATGAGGATTTCAATGGAAGAAGTAAGAAAGCAAGTTATTTAGATTCTCCTGAATCAATTACCAATCGTAGATATTTCTCTGGTAACAGAACAGCATCTATGGATTCAAGCACTTACAATGGATATTACCCAACCCCTTCAGACAGTACAACTCAAATAATAAGGATGACTGATCCAAATAGATAG